From Hyalangium ruber, the proteins below share one genomic window:
- the egtB gene encoding ergothioneine biosynthesis protein EgtB: MAGIGGAQAAQVSQALWKARAWRELEAARARTLGMLAGLPETELVRQHSPLMSPLVWDVAHVANYEEQWLLRALGGPALTDARFDTLYDAFRHPRRTRAQLSLLSPDQAFAYAARVRQAVQEHLHALPEDSPEPLLNNGYVFGMVAQHEQQHAETLAATLQLMTTWEYRPVATERPRPGAVPQHEVFLPGGPVRVGSAHPWAYDNERPEHTVDVGPFLLDAHPVTNGDYLVFVEAGAYEEPRWWHPKGWEFIQSERVRHPLFWLPQGQHVWLRRRFGSVEPLPKDEPVQHVSWYEADAYARWAGKRLPTEAEWEKAAAGSDGTPREYPWGDTPPTHHQANLGGSTWGPAPVGSYRGGRSVDGVWSLLGDVWEWTSSDFGGYAGFRAFPYREYSEVFFGAEHKVLRGGAWASAPVAARNSFRNWDYPIRRQIFAGFRCARDAT; the protein is encoded by the coding sequence ATGGCGGGCATCGGCGGGGCACAGGCAGCACAGGTCTCCCAGGCGCTGTGGAAGGCGCGAGCGTGGCGGGAGCTGGAGGCGGCGCGCGCGCGCACCCTGGGCATGCTGGCCGGGCTGCCGGAGACAGAGCTGGTGCGCCAGCACTCACCGCTCATGTCGCCCCTCGTCTGGGACGTGGCGCACGTGGCCAACTACGAGGAGCAGTGGCTGCTGCGAGCCCTGGGAGGCCCGGCGCTCACGGACGCGCGCTTCGACACGCTCTACGACGCCTTCCGCCACCCGCGCCGCACCCGCGCCCAGCTCTCACTCCTGTCGCCTGATCAAGCCTTCGCCTACGCGGCCCGTGTACGTCAGGCGGTGCAAGAACACCTGCACGCGCTGCCCGAGGACTCGCCCGAGCCACTGCTCAACAACGGCTACGTCTTCGGCATGGTGGCCCAGCACGAGCAGCAGCACGCGGAGACACTGGCCGCCACGCTGCAGCTGATGACGACGTGGGAGTACCGCCCGGTGGCCACCGAGCGCCCGCGCCCCGGCGCCGTGCCCCAGCACGAAGTCTTCCTGCCCGGAGGCCCGGTGCGCGTGGGCAGCGCCCACCCCTGGGCCTACGACAACGAGCGCCCGGAGCACACGGTGGACGTGGGGCCCTTCCTGCTCGACGCGCACCCGGTGACGAACGGGGACTACCTGGTCTTCGTGGAGGCGGGCGCCTACGAGGAGCCGCGCTGGTGGCACCCGAAGGGCTGGGAGTTCATCCAGTCCGAGCGCGTGCGCCACCCGCTCTTCTGGCTGCCGCAGGGCCAGCACGTGTGGCTGCGCCGGCGCTTCGGGTCCGTGGAGCCGCTGCCCAAGGACGAGCCGGTGCAGCACGTGAGCTGGTACGAGGCGGACGCGTACGCACGCTGGGCGGGCAAGCGCCTGCCCACGGAGGCCGAGTGGGAGAAGGCCGCGGCCGGCAGCGACGGCACTCCACGCGAGTACCCCTGGGGCGACACGCCGCCCACGCACCACCAGGCCAACCTGGGAGGTTCCACGTGGGGCCCGGCACCAGTGGGTTCCTATCGCGGTGGACGGAGCGTGGACGGAGTGTGGAGCCTGCTGGGGGACGTGTGGGAATGGACTTCGAGCGACTTCGGTGGCTACGCGGGCTTCCGCGCCTTCCCCTACCGCGAATACTCCGAGGTCTTCTTCGGCGCCGAGCACAAGGTGCTGCGCGGTGGCGCGTGGGCGAGCGCCCCGGTGGCCGCGCGCAACAGCTTCCGCAATTGGGACTACCCCATCCGCCGGCAGATCTTCGCCGGCTTCCGCTGCGCGAGGGACGCGACATGA
- the egtD gene encoding L-histidine N(alpha)-methyltransferase, whose protein sequence is MRWKAEAALAARGQPVTVEVHTRPEEVRAALREEALAGLCGSPKELSPKWLYDERGSQLFDDITRLPEYYPTRCEREILEAHAADIARLSGADTLIELGSGTSEKTRLLLEAFGTRGQLQRFVPFDVSETFLRRSARELAREYPGLHVHAVVGDFERHLRHLPRGGRRLVAFLGGTIGNFKPAPRARFFQELAAGLEPGDGLLLGTDLIKSRTRLFAAYNDRAGVTAAFNRNVLSVLNRELDADFDLKAFEHQAPFNEKHGWIEMRLISLRTQVVRLGALKRFAQFEEGEVLRTEVSCKFRSAQVEAELAAAGLSLAAWWTDAGGDFALSLAFKR, encoded by the coding sequence ATGCGCTGGAAGGCCGAGGCCGCGCTGGCGGCGCGAGGGCAGCCCGTCACGGTGGAGGTGCATACCCGGCCCGAGGAGGTACGGGCCGCGCTGCGCGAGGAGGCGCTGGCGGGCCTGTGCGGCTCACCCAAGGAGCTGTCACCCAAGTGGCTCTACGACGAGCGGGGCAGCCAGCTCTTCGACGACATCACCCGGCTGCCCGAGTACTACCCCACGCGCTGCGAGCGAGAAATCCTCGAGGCCCACGCGGCGGACATCGCCCGGCTGAGCGGCGCCGACACGCTGATAGAGCTGGGCAGCGGCACCAGCGAGAAGACGCGCCTGCTGCTCGAGGCCTTCGGGACGCGCGGGCAGCTCCAGCGCTTCGTGCCCTTCGACGTGAGCGAGACCTTCCTGCGGCGCTCGGCGCGAGAGCTGGCGCGCGAGTACCCGGGCCTGCACGTGCATGCGGTGGTGGGCGACTTCGAGCGCCACCTGCGCCACCTGCCGCGAGGCGGGCGAAGGCTGGTGGCCTTCCTCGGCGGCACCATCGGCAACTTCAAGCCGGCGCCGCGCGCGCGCTTCTTCCAGGAGCTCGCCGCGGGGCTGGAGCCGGGAGACGGGCTGCTGCTAGGCACGGATCTGATCAAGAGCCGCACGCGCCTGTTCGCGGCCTACAACGACCGGGCGGGAGTCACGGCGGCCTTCAACCGCAACGTGCTGAGCGTGCTCAACCGCGAGCTGGACGCGGACTTCGACCTGAAGGCCTTCGAGCACCAGGCGCCCTTCAACGAGAAGCACGGGTGGATCGAAATGCGGCTCATCTCCCTGCGTACCCAGGTGGTGCGCCTGGGAGCGCTCAAGCGCTTCGCCCAGTTCGAGGAGGGCGAGGTGCTGCGCACGGAGGTGAGCTGCAAGTTCCGCTCGGCCCAGGTGGAGGCGGAGCTGGCCGCGGCGGGACTGAGCCTGGCGGCGTGGTGGACGGATGCGGGAGGAGACTTCGCGCTCTCGCTGGCCTTCAAGCGCTGA
- a CDS encoding c-type cytochrome translates to MPSLPRRIAVAVGALAALVLGSCGGDSEPTPEPVSDCPTGGTTLTAQNFGLAFFQSYCTRCHSSTRTGAARNGAPPDFNYDTIEGIRAHLRDIDAEAGADGSAVNTEMPPGDPRPTDAERRQLSEWIGCGAN, encoded by the coding sequence ATGCCGTCTCTTCCGCGCCGTATCGCTGTCGCCGTGGGAGCTCTCGCCGCGCTCGTGCTGGGAAGCTGCGGCGGAGACTCCGAGCCCACTCCCGAGCCCGTCAGTGACTGCCCCACGGGAGGCACCACGCTCACCGCGCAGAACTTCGGGCTGGCGTTCTTCCAGAGCTACTGCACGCGCTGCCACAGCTCGACGCGCACCGGCGCCGCGCGCAACGGAGCTCCGCCCGACTTCAACTACGACACGATCGAGGGCATCCGCGCGCACCTGCGGGACATCGACGCGGAGGCGGGCGCGGACGGCAGCGCGGTGAACACGGAGATGCCGCCGGGAGACCCTCGGCCCACGGACGCGGAGCGGCGCCAGCTGAGCGAGTGGATCGGCTGCGGGGCGAACTAG
- a CDS encoding bactofilin family protein, with product MALLGGKKEEAPSSSSIISKPLFKREEDSVSTRSGDMHTLLAKESEFEGKLTFQGQVRIDGKFSGQIFTRSPDDSLVIGETARIQAELNVGTVIIYGTVEGNVKANRAIELKKNGRVKGNIEAPTLSVEPGSFFEGSCKMDGSPAAKPPAPGGERK from the coding sequence GTGGCGCTCCTCGGCGGGAAAAAGGAAGAAGCACCCAGCAGCAGCTCCATCATCAGCAAGCCACTGTTCAAGCGGGAGGAGGATTCTGTGTCGACGCGTTCAGGTGATATGCACACGCTGCTCGCCAAGGAGAGTGAGTTCGAGGGCAAGCTCACCTTCCAGGGCCAGGTGCGTATCGATGGCAAGTTCAGTGGCCAGATCTTCACCCGGAGCCCGGACGACTCCCTGGTGATTGGTGAGACGGCCCGCATCCAGGCCGAGCTCAACGTGGGCACCGTCATCATCTACGGCACCGTGGAAGGCAACGTGAAGGCCAACCGCGCCATCGAGCTGAAGAAGAACGGCCGCGTGAAGGGCAACATCGAAGCCCCCACCCTCTCCGTGGAGCCGGGCTCCTTCTTCGAGGGCTCCTGCAAGATGGACGGCTCGCCCGCCGCCAAGCCCCCTGCACCGGGCGGCGAGAGGAAGTAG
- a CDS encoding NADPH-dependent F420 reductase: MKIGIFGTGVVGATLGSKLVSLGHEVKMGSRTANNEKAVAWAKGAGAKASQGTFADAASFGELIFHCTLGFGAVEALQAAGAGPLKGKVVIDTTNPLDFSKGFPPTLFAGNTDSLGEQLQAAFPETKIVKALNTVSAEVMVNPGKVNGGDHDLFVCGNDAAAKATVGEFLKTQFGWKTIHDLGDISMARGTETYLALWVRLYGAQKTPLFNIKVVR, translated from the coding sequence ATGAAGATCGGCATTTTCGGAACCGGCGTGGTGGGAGCGACCCTGGGCAGCAAGCTCGTGTCCCTGGGGCACGAGGTGAAGATGGGCTCGCGCACGGCGAACAACGAGAAGGCGGTGGCGTGGGCGAAGGGCGCGGGGGCGAAGGCGTCGCAGGGCACGTTCGCGGACGCGGCCTCGTTCGGAGAGCTGATCTTCCACTGCACGCTGGGGTTCGGCGCGGTGGAGGCGCTGCAGGCGGCGGGAGCGGGGCCGCTCAAGGGGAAGGTCGTCATCGACACGACGAACCCGTTGGACTTCTCGAAGGGGTTTCCGCCGACGCTGTTCGCGGGGAACACGGACTCGCTGGGTGAGCAGCTCCAAGCGGCGTTCCCGGAGACGAAAATCGTGAAGGCGCTGAACACGGTGTCGGCGGAGGTGATGGTGAACCCGGGGAAGGTGAACGGCGGGGACCACGACCTGTTCGTCTGCGGCAACGACGCGGCGGCGAAGGCGACGGTAGGCGAGTTCCTCAAGACGCAGTTCGGCTGGAAGACGATCCACGACCTGGGAGACATCAGCATGGCGCGGGGCACGGAGACGTACCTGGCGCTGTGGGTGCGGCTCTACGGAGCGCAGAAGACGCCGCTGTTCAACATCAAGGTCGTCCGATAG
- a CDS encoding ParB/RepB/Spo0J family partition protein, translated as MNNAADKQKRALGRGLSALIPQAGPAPVANTVAAEPPPRAGVLKLPIEAIHRDNAQPRRFFDETKLAELAESIKAQGILQPVLVRKDGDGYKLIAGERRWRAAQLAGLKEVPALVKEVTEAQSFELALVENLQRSDLNPIEEAEGYHRLANEFGLTQEQISQRVGKERSTVANALRLLALPEDVKNLVADGTLSMGHARALLGVPRLPELQRLAVQVAEQKLSVRDTEKLVQQKRTQKKEGGRPAKQSAQARALVEELQRLLGTKVRLTEKGQGKGTLEVDFFSYDDLDRLLKLLRKE; from the coding sequence CTGAACAACGCAGCCGACAAACAGAAGCGAGCCCTGGGCCGAGGCCTCTCCGCCCTCATCCCCCAGGCGGGCCCCGCGCCCGTGGCCAACACCGTCGCCGCCGAGCCCCCGCCGCGCGCCGGCGTGCTCAAGCTCCCCATCGAGGCCATCCACCGAGACAACGCTCAGCCCCGCCGCTTCTTCGATGAGACGAAGCTCGCGGAGCTCGCCGAGTCCATCAAGGCCCAGGGCATCCTCCAGCCGGTGCTCGTCCGCAAGGATGGCGACGGCTACAAGCTGATTGCCGGTGAGCGCCGCTGGCGCGCCGCCCAGCTCGCCGGCCTCAAGGAAGTGCCCGCCCTGGTGAAGGAAGTCACCGAGGCGCAGTCCTTCGAGCTGGCCCTGGTGGAGAACCTCCAGCGCTCGGACCTCAACCCCATCGAAGAGGCCGAGGGCTACCACCGCCTCGCCAACGAGTTCGGCCTCACCCAGGAGCAGATCAGCCAGCGCGTGGGCAAGGAGCGCTCCACCGTCGCCAACGCCCTGCGCCTGCTGGCCCTGCCGGAGGACGTGAAGAACCTGGTGGCCGACGGCACCCTGAGCATGGGCCATGCGCGCGCCCTGCTCGGCGTGCCCCGTCTGCCCGAGTTGCAGCGACTGGCCGTTCAGGTCGCCGAACAGAAGCTCTCGGTGCGCGACACCGAGAAGCTGGTGCAGCAGAAGCGAACCCAGAAGAAGGAGGGCGGGCGTCCTGCCAAGCAGAGCGCCCAAGCCCGTGCCCTGGTCGAGGAGCTGCAGCGGCTCCTGGGCACCAAAGTGCGACTCACGGAGAAGGGCCAGGGAAAAGGTACCCTGGAGGTGGACTTCTTCTCGTACGATGACCTCGACCGTCTCTTGAAGCTTCTCAGGAAGGAGTAG
- a CDS encoding pre-toxin TG domain-containing protein has product MTWRLPWAVLGVALLLSGCASAPRPVSAWEGSGGGGGLPVVWGSAEPSALGRYMAFIVRKEGELRRPGLSVEERRRGFRVVAEMMVWQHGKDEAALSRTEPEVLYRQLEAAQAERDAEEEARIAAVEAKLEEFLEWGNRRWARSSVRFRKVGREYLLTEHPLRRQSEDALTAAVLDWAFTHTQDPDFPRKSPNEVAVYLLARRSELATAIELGQQARPHLDYTPRSEEPEATAEELVVEVLVGFIPAVGEAADIQGALVGYSVTGRKLSPGEQLLAAVAVLVPFVSGGVLSGAEEVGRAALLTGRGLEEVRVLQRVASHLSPQEAAEVERMLRAASKGEPLAEAEVEFLRRIARKLEQPLSEAAETLRQGGRVPFLGVRTGEGGGRLVPGEPAHMAQCWVDYQFRHPSRYPRFAYAPAEEWKRLYRTILQNKEAGTAFEQGVLSARGYEKNRALMMPPLESTVRGFIPDAVQGAPGELVWGRAYRFVEVKARGKLDLGGNLKAMLEYVKEYGGQVELWVRSARHPEGATRLSKPLQISLEELRSAGKAVILYHP; this is encoded by the coding sequence GTGACGTGGCGGCTGCCGTGGGCCGTGTTGGGCGTGGCATTGCTGCTGAGTGGTTGCGCGAGCGCGCCTCGGCCGGTGTCAGCGTGGGAAGGCAGCGGAGGGGGAGGCGGGCTGCCGGTGGTGTGGGGGAGCGCGGAGCCGAGCGCGCTGGGCCGGTACATGGCCTTCATCGTCCGCAAGGAGGGAGAGCTGCGGCGGCCCGGGCTGTCGGTGGAGGAGCGGAGGCGAGGCTTCCGGGTCGTGGCGGAGATGATGGTGTGGCAGCACGGGAAGGACGAGGCGGCGCTGTCGCGGACCGAGCCGGAGGTGCTCTACCGGCAACTGGAGGCGGCCCAGGCTGAACGCGACGCGGAGGAGGAGGCGCGCATTGCCGCCGTGGAAGCGAAGCTGGAGGAGTTCCTGGAGTGGGGGAACCGGCGCTGGGCGCGGAGCTCGGTGCGCTTTCGCAAGGTGGGGCGCGAGTACCTGCTGACGGAGCACCCGCTGAGGAGGCAGAGCGAGGATGCGCTGACGGCGGCGGTGCTGGACTGGGCCTTCACGCACACGCAGGACCCGGACTTTCCGCGCAAGAGCCCGAACGAGGTGGCCGTGTACCTGCTGGCCAGGCGCAGCGAGCTGGCCACGGCCATCGAGCTGGGACAGCAGGCTCGGCCGCACCTGGACTACACGCCACGGTCGGAGGAGCCGGAGGCCACGGCCGAGGAGCTGGTGGTGGAGGTGTTGGTGGGCTTCATCCCTGCCGTGGGAGAGGCGGCGGACATCCAGGGCGCGCTGGTGGGGTACAGCGTCACCGGGAGGAAGCTGAGCCCGGGAGAGCAATTGCTGGCGGCGGTGGCGGTGCTGGTGCCGTTCGTCTCGGGCGGAGTGCTGTCGGGAGCGGAGGAGGTGGGGCGCGCGGCGCTGCTGACGGGGCGAGGACTGGAGGAGGTGCGGGTGCTGCAGCGGGTGGCCTCGCACCTGAGTCCGCAAGAGGCGGCGGAGGTGGAGCGGATGCTGCGCGCGGCCTCGAAGGGAGAGCCGCTCGCGGAGGCGGAGGTGGAGTTCCTTCGGCGAATCGCTCGGAAACTGGAGCAGCCCTTGAGCGAGGCGGCCGAGACGCTACGGCAGGGGGGCCGAGTGCCCTTCCTGGGCGTGCGGACGGGGGAGGGCGGTGGGCGACTGGTGCCGGGCGAGCCAGCGCACATGGCGCAGTGCTGGGTGGACTACCAGTTCCGCCATCCGAGCCGGTATCCGCGCTTCGCGTACGCGCCGGCCGAGGAGTGGAAGCGGCTCTACCGAACGATTCTGCAGAACAAGGAGGCGGGCACGGCTTTCGAGCAGGGCGTGCTGAGCGCGCGAGGCTACGAGAAGAACCGGGCGCTGATGATGCCGCCGCTGGAGAGCACGGTGCGGGGCTTCATCCCGGACGCGGTGCAAGGTGCGCCGGGCGAGCTGGTGTGGGGCAGGGCGTACCGCTTCGTGGAGGTAAAGGCGCGTGGAAAGCTGGACCTGGGAGGCAACCTCAAGGCCATGCTGGAGTACGTGAAAGAGTACGGAGGCCAGGTCGAGCTATGGGTGCGCTCCGCCAGGCATCCCGAGGGCGCAACGCGACTCTCCAAGCCGCTGCAGATTTCCTTGGAAGAACTGAGGTCCGCTGGCAAAGCAGTCATCCTGTATCACCCTTAG
- a CDS encoding ParA family protein, whose protein sequence is MGRIICISNQKGGVGKTTTAINLAASLASAERRTLLVDMDPQGNAGSGLGLKRDMLQGTVYEALLNGRPMKELVHSTELRYLQVVPATPDLTGAEVELVNQERREFRLRDALRPLAAEYDYVLIDCPPSLGLLTLNSLVAADSVLIPLQCEYYALEGLSQLTHTVDLVRQGLNKDLKMEGILLTMFDSRANIANQVVDEVRGYFKDQVFGVVVPRNVRLAECPSFGKPILLYDIKSKGCESYLALGREIMNREGRKPPARRVA, encoded by the coding sequence GTGGGTCGAATCATCTGCATCTCCAACCAGAAGGGCGGCGTCGGCAAGACCACCACCGCCATCAACCTGGCGGCCAGCCTCGCCTCCGCCGAGCGCCGCACGCTCCTGGTCGACATGGACCCCCAGGGCAACGCCGGCAGCGGCCTGGGGCTCAAGCGCGACATGCTCCAGGGCACCGTCTATGAGGCGCTCCTCAATGGCCGCCCCATGAAGGAACTCGTTCACTCCACCGAGCTGCGCTACCTCCAAGTCGTCCCCGCCACCCCCGACCTCACCGGCGCCGAGGTGGAGCTCGTCAACCAGGAGCGCCGCGAGTTCCGCCTCCGCGACGCGCTGCGCCCCCTGGCCGCCGAGTACGACTACGTCCTCATCGACTGCCCCCCGTCGCTCGGCCTGCTCACGTTGAACTCGTTGGTGGCCGCCGACTCCGTCCTCATCCCCCTGCAGTGCGAGTACTACGCGCTCGAGGGTCTCTCGCAGCTCACGCACACCGTCGACCTCGTGCGCCAGGGGCTCAACAAGGACCTGAAGATGGAGGGCATCCTGCTCACCATGTTCGACTCGCGCGCCAACATCGCCAACCAGGTGGTGGACGAGGTCCGCGGCTACTTCAAGGACCAGGTCTTCGGCGTGGTTGTCCCCCGCAACGTGCGCCTCGCCGAGTGCCCCTCCTTCGGCAAGCCCATCCTCCTCTATGACATCAAGTCCAAGGGCTGCGAGAGCTACCTCGCCCTCGGCCGCGAAATCATGAACCGCGAGGGCAGGAAGCCGCCCGCGCGCCGGGTTGCTTGA
- a CDS encoding LysR family transcriptional regulator, translating to MDLFSGVLPFLHTAEERSFRKAAAHLGVTTAAVSKAVARLEAELGVTLLNRTSRHVSLTPEGTTFLEHCREAVTRMQAGRELLAQSQKVAEGVLKVSMPLILGRLVVPELGRLGARHPRLSFNLSLTDRFTRMAEEGVDVAVRIGELEDSSLVSRTLRVPQWVTVASPAYLGRHGTPRQAKELERHQCLKFVTPSGVTREWSFRDRREARPVTVRTPDSFRIDNGELMVEASVAGLGICQAFDFVVTEHLRAGRLVEVLAPYAAEGPPIRALCLPRRQNTPRVRVFLDFLQQLLSRER from the coding sequence ATGGACCTGTTCTCCGGCGTGCTCCCCTTTCTCCACACCGCGGAGGAGCGCAGCTTCCGCAAGGCCGCCGCCCACCTCGGCGTGACGACCGCCGCCGTCAGCAAGGCCGTGGCCCGGCTCGAAGCCGAGCTGGGCGTCACCCTGCTCAACCGCACCTCGCGCCACGTGTCCCTCACCCCCGAGGGCACCACCTTCCTCGAGCACTGCCGCGAGGCCGTCACCCGCATGCAGGCCGGGCGCGAGCTGCTGGCCCAGTCGCAGAAGGTCGCCGAGGGCGTGCTCAAGGTGTCCATGCCGCTCATCCTCGGGCGGCTCGTGGTGCCGGAGCTGGGGCGCCTGGGCGCGCGTCACCCGCGCCTGTCCTTCAACCTCTCGCTCACCGACCGCTTCACCCGCATGGCCGAGGAGGGCGTGGACGTGGCCGTGCGCATCGGCGAGCTGGAGGACTCCAGCCTCGTCTCCCGCACCCTTCGCGTCCCTCAGTGGGTGACGGTGGCCTCGCCCGCGTACCTCGGGCGCCATGGCACCCCGCGCCAGGCCAAGGAGCTGGAGCGCCACCAGTGCCTGAAGTTCGTCACCCCCTCGGGCGTCACCCGCGAGTGGAGCTTCCGAGACCGGCGCGAGGCCCGCCCCGTCACCGTGCGCACGCCGGACAGCTTCCGCATCGATAACGGCGAGCTGATGGTGGAGGCCTCCGTGGCGGGGCTCGGCATCTGCCAGGCGTTCGACTTCGTGGTCACCGAGCACCTGCGCGCCGGGCGCCTGGTGGAGGTGCTGGCCCCCTACGCCGCCGAGGGGCCTCCCATCCGCGCGCTGTGTCTGCCTCGCCGCCAGAACACGCCCCGGGTGCGCGTGTTCCTCGACTTCCTCCAGCAGCTCCTCAGCCGCGAGCGCTGA
- a CDS encoding ATP-binding protein, with protein sequence MSTRKSQTSLPPVRPGEPTRPSQTSVPSGEPARPSQTGLPSVRPPGEPMRPSQAGLPSVRLGEPARPSQTGLPSVRSGEPARPSQTGLPSVRSGEPARSSQTGLPSVRSGEPARPAQTGMRSEEGALLSRLLEAQAELAALADKGEVEEVMRLIATRGQELSGAAGAALGVLEDGEILFRASTGSLLRAVGERPRMASASSMGGQMAQARQILRSDDTELDARVDRAMCRKLGARSLLVAPLLCGERLCAVLFVLSPRPSAFGEAEERRVALLARVAGPPLAHAESARSALGREQELRVIKEMLRRRDAELEVALQAMDAAAYVVAEGGTVRANRSALELLGENSALALKGHPAALAERLLPRLPETQARVGLEEDPLAQALRGQPSTRELVVRHVRHGTDVLVRSAALPVRVDGAVVGAVVVQTDVEARRQTGAQAEQFLALVERSSECMAMTSFTGRPVYLNPAGRALLGFESQEAFRASPVLDMYLPEDREAARLAFTEVREQGHWEGKLRLREPRTGAAIPVWHQLFTLVAKETGRPVALGSVIRDLRESQREEEVRERLMDIIGNDLRTPLSAIAVGASTLLRRGALSEVDTKAAVRIAQSAERMGRLVGQVLDFTRAYLGAGLVLLRTRVDLDVVAQDVVAAAELEHPDRLVRYAKRGDSRGLWDRERLSELLSTLVRHALLASPVEKAVDVRLRAEGEEVLLEVHRAGAPIPPEVLPRLFDAFRPPIADDAGHEHEGLGLFSTRAIARAHGGEVEVRSSAAEGTTFRVRLPRGPSAER encoded by the coding sequence ATGTCCACGCGCAAATCCCAGACTTCGCTGCCCCCGGTGCGCCCGGGCGAGCCGACGCGGCCCTCACAAACCTCCGTGCCCTCGGGCGAGCCGGCGCGGCCGTCTCAAACAGGACTTCCGTCGGTGCGTCCGCCGGGTGAGCCGATGCGGCCTTCTCAGGCAGGGCTGCCTTCGGTGCGTTTGGGCGAGCCGGCGCGGCCGTCTCAGACGGGGCTGCCTTCGGTGCGCTCGGGCGAGCCGGCGCGGCCGTCTCAGACGGGGCTGCCTTCGGTGCGCTCGGGTGAGCCGGCGCGGTCGTCTCAGACGGGGTTGCCTTCGGTGCGCTCGGGCGAGCCGGCGCGGCCGGCTCAGACGGGGATGCGGTCGGAGGAGGGGGCGCTGCTGTCGCGGCTGCTGGAGGCGCAGGCGGAGCTCGCCGCGCTCGCCGACAAGGGCGAGGTGGAGGAGGTGATGCGCCTCATCGCCACGCGTGGCCAGGAGTTGTCGGGCGCGGCGGGGGCGGCGTTGGGCGTCCTCGAGGACGGGGAGATTCTCTTCCGCGCGAGCACGGGCAGCCTTTTGCGCGCGGTGGGGGAGCGGCCGCGGATGGCCTCGGCTTCGAGCATGGGCGGCCAGATGGCCCAGGCGCGTCAAATCCTGCGCAGCGATGACACGGAGCTGGACGCTCGGGTGGACCGCGCCATGTGCCGGAAGCTGGGCGCACGCTCGCTGCTGGTGGCGCCGCTGCTGTGCGGGGAGCGGCTGTGCGCGGTGCTGTTCGTGCTGTCGCCTCGGCCCAGCGCGTTCGGCGAGGCGGAGGAGCGGCGGGTGGCCCTGCTGGCGCGCGTGGCGGGGCCGCCGCTGGCGCACGCGGAGTCGGCGCGCTCGGCGCTCGGGCGAGAGCAGGAGCTGCGCGTCATCAAGGAGATGCTGCGGCGGCGGGACGCGGAGCTGGAGGTGGCGCTCCAGGCCATGGACGCGGCGGCGTACGTGGTGGCCGAGGGCGGCACGGTGCGGGCCAACCGGAGCGCGCTGGAGCTGCTGGGGGAGAACAGCGCGCTGGCGCTCAAGGGGCACCCGGCGGCGCTGGCCGAGCGGCTGCTGCCGAGGCTTCCGGAGACGCAGGCGCGGGTGGGGCTGGAGGAGGATCCGCTGGCGCAGGCGCTCCGGGGACAGCCGAGCACACGCGAGCTGGTGGTGCGCCACGTGCGCCACGGGACGGATGTGCTGGTGCGCAGCGCGGCCCTGCCGGTGCGGGTGGATGGGGCGGTGGTAGGCGCGGTGGTGGTGCAGACGGACGTGGAGGCGCGGCGCCAGACGGGGGCTCAGGCCGAGCAGTTCCTGGCGCTGGTGGAGCGCTCCTCCGAGTGCATGGCGATGACGAGCTTCACGGGGCGGCCGGTGTACCTCAACCCTGCGGGGCGGGCGCTGCTGGGCTTCGAGAGCCAGGAGGCGTTCCGCGCCAGCCCCGTGCTGGACATGTACCTGCCGGAGGACCGGGAGGCGGCGCGCCTGGCCTTCACCGAGGTCCGCGAGCAGGGCCACTGGGAGGGCAAGCTGCGGCTGCGCGAGCCGCGCACGGGCGCGGCGATTCCGGTCTGGCACCAGCTCTTCACGCTGGTGGCCAAGGAGACGGGACGGCCGGTGGCGCTGGGCTCGGTGATTCGGGACCTGCGCGAGTCCCAGCGCGAGGAGGAGGTGCGCGAGCGGCTGATGGACATCATCGGCAATGACTTGCGCACGCCGCTGTCGGCGATCGCGGTGGGGGCCTCGACGTTGCTGCGGCGCGGGGCGCTGTCGGAGGTGGATACGAAGGCGGCGGTGCGCATCGCCCAGAGCGCGGAGCGGATGGGACGGCTGGTGGGGCAGGTGCTGGACTTCACGCGGGCGTACCTGGGCGCGGGGCTGGTGCTGCTGCGCACGCGGGTGGACCTGGACGTGGTGGCGCAGGACGTGGTGGCGGCGGCGGAGCTGGAGCACCCGGACCGGTTGGTGCGCTACGCGAAGCGGGGCGACTCGCGCGGGCTGTGGGACCGCGAGCGGCTGTCGGAGCTGTTGTCCACGCTGGTGCGGCACGCGCTGCTGGCCAGCCCCGTGGAGAAGGCGGTGGATGTGAGGCTGCGGGCGGAGGGCGAGGAGGTGCTGCTGGAGGTGCATCGCGCCGGGGCGCCGATTCCGCCCGAGGTGCTGCCTCGGTTGTTCGATGCGTTCCGTCCTCCTATCGCGGACGACGCGGGCCACGAGCACGAGGGGCTGGGACTGTTCAGCACGCGGGCCATCGCGCGGGCACACGGGGGCGAGGTGGAGGTGCGCTCGAGCGCGGCGGAGGGCACGACGTTCCGGGTGCGGCTGCCGCGAGGGCCCTCGGCGGAGCGGTGA